From the genome of Patagioenas fasciata isolate bPatFas1 chromosome 17, bPatFas1.hap1, whole genome shotgun sequence, one region includes:
- the TRPV4 gene encoding transient receptor potential cation channel subfamily V member 4: protein MADAEDPPRSLGSDAGEGPGDDGSLQNDSFPLSSLANLFESEDTPSPAEAARGPPGAGDGKQNLRMKFHGAFRKGAPKPMELLESTIYESSVVPAPKKAPMDSLFDYGTYRHHPSENKRWRRRVVEKQAPGGKGPAPNPPPVLKVFNRPILFDIVSRGSPAGLDGLLSFLLTHKKRLTDEEFREPSTGKTCLPKALLNLSGGRNDTIPILLDIAEKTGNMREFINSPFRDVYYRGQTALHIAIERRCKHYVELLVEKGADVHAQARGRFFQPKDEGGYFYFGELPLSLAACTNQPHIVHYLTENGHKQADLRRQDSRGNTVLHALVAIADNTRENTKFVTKMYDLLLVKCAKLFPDTNLEVLLNNDGLSPLMMAAKTGKIGIFQHIIRREITDEDARHLSRKFKDWAYGPVYSSLYDLSSLDTCGEEVSVLEILVYNSKIENRHEMLAVEPINELLRDKWRKFGAVSFYISVVSYLCAMVIFTLIAYYRPMEGPPPYPYTTTVDYLRLAGEIITLLTGILFFFTNIKDLFMKKCPGVNSFFIDGSFQLLYFIYSVLVIVTAGLYLGGIEAYLAVMVFALVLGWMNALYFTRGLKLTGTYSIMIQKILFKDLFRFLLVYLLFMIGYASALVSLLNPCPSSESCSPEQPNCSVPTYPSCRDSQTFSTFLLDLFKLTIGMGDLEMLESAKYPGVFIILLVTYIILTFVLLLNMLIALMGETVGQVSKESKHIWKLQWATTILDIERSFPVFLRKAFRSGEMVTVGKGTDGTPDRRWCFRVDEVNWSHWNQNLGIISEDPGKSDTYQYYGFSHTVGRLRRDRWSTVVPRVVELNKSCQPEDVVVPLGTVGTAEARERRHGQASGSPL, encoded by the exons ATGGCAGATGCCGAAGACCCCCCACGCTCCCTTGGTAGTGATGCTGGGGAGGGCCCAGGAGATGATGGGTCCCTCCAGAATGACTCCTTCCCACTCTCCTCGCTGGCCAACCTGTTTGAGAGCGAGGACACCCCGTCCCCCGCTGAGGCAGCGCGGGGTCCCCCTGGCGCTGGGGATGGAAAGCAAAACCTCCGCATGAAATTCCATGGGGCATTTCGGAAAGGTGCCCCGAAgcccatggagctgctggagtccACCATCTATGAGTCGTCCGTGGTCCCTGCGCCCAAGAAAGCCCCCATGGACTCGCTCTTCGACTATGGCACCTACCGCCACCACCCCAGTGAGAACAAGCGCTGGcgcaggagggttgtgga GAAGCAGGCACCAGGCGGGAAGGGTCCGGCTCCCAACCCACCCCCCGTCCTCAAGGTCTTCAACAGACCCATCCTCTTCGACATTGTGTCCCGGGGATCCCCAGCTGGCCTGGACgggctcctctccttcctcctcacccaCAAGAAACGTCTCACAGATGAGGAGTTTCGAG AGCCCTCCACGGGGAAGACCTGCCTGCCCAAGGCGCTGCTCAACTTGAGCGGGGGCAGGAACGACACCATCCCCATCCTCCTTGACATCGCCGAGAAAACGGGCAACATGCGGGAGTTCATCAACTCACCCTTCAGAGACGTCTACTACCGAG GTCAGACAGCCCTGCACATCGCCATCGAGCGCCGCTGCAAGCACTACGTGGAGCTGCTGGTGGAGAAGGGTGCGGATGTGCATGCCCAGGCTCGCGGCCGCTTCTTCCAACCCAAGGACGAGGGTGGCTACTTTTATTTCG GTGAGCTGCCCCTCTCGCTGGCCGCCTGCACCAACCAGCCCCACATCGTGCACTACCTGACAGAGAACGGGCACAAGCAGGCGGACTTGCGGCGCCAGGACTCCCGTGGCAACACCGTGCTGCATGCCCTGGTCGCCATCGCTGACAACACCCGCGAGAACACCAAGTTCGTCACCAAAATGTACGACTTGCTCCTTGTCAAGTGCGCCAAGCTCTTCCCCGACACCAACCTGGAGGTGCTGCTCAACAATGACGGCCTCTCCCCGCTCATGATGGCTGCCAAGACTGGCAAGATTGGG ATCTTCCAGCACATCATCCGGCGGGAGATCACAGACGAGGATGCTCGGCATCTCTCGCGGAAATTCAAGGACTGGGCGTATGGCCCCGTCTACTCCTCCCTATACGACCTCTCCTCGCTGGACACCTGCGGGGAAGAGGTGTCCGTGCTGGAGATCCTCGTCTACAACAGCAAGATTGAG AACCGCCACGAGATGTTGGCTGTGGAGCCCATCAATGAGCTGCTGCGCGACAAGTGGCGCAAGTTCGGGGCTGTCTCCTTCTACATCAGCGTGGTCTCCTACCTCTGCGCCATGGTCATCTTCACCCTCATTGCCTACTACCGCCCCATGGAAGGGCCT CCCCCCTACCCGTACACCACCACCGTTGACTACCTGCGCCTGGCCGGGGAGATCATCACCCTTCTCACCGGCATCCTCTTCTTCTTCACAAAC ATCAAAGATCTGTTCATGAAGAAGTGCCCAGGTGTGAACTCCTTCTTCATAGATGGCTCCTTCCAGCTGCTCTA CTTCATCTACTCGGTGCTGGTGATCGTCACAGCGGGGCTGTACCTGGGTGGCATCGAGGCGTACTTGGCTGTCATGGTCTTCGCGCTGGTCCTGGGCTGGATGAACGCACTGTACTTCACTCGGGGGCTCAAGCTGACGGGGACCTACAGCATCATGATCCAGAAG ATCCTCTTCAAAGACCTTTTTCGCTTCCTTCTGGTCTACTTGCTCTTCATGATTGGCTACGCATCAG CTCTGGTGTCCCTCCTCAACCCATGTCCCAGCAGCGagtcctgcagcccagagcaGCCCAACTGCTCGGTGCCCACCTACCCCTCCTGCCGGGACAGCCAGACCTTCAGCACCTTCCTGCTCGACCTCTTCAAGCTCACCATTGGCATGGGTGacctggagatgctggagagtGCCAAGTACCCCGGCGTCTTCATCATCCTCCTTGTCACCTACATCATCCTCACCTTTGTGCTCCTCCTCAACATGCTCATTGCCCTCATGGGTGAGACCGTGGGCCaagtctccaaggagagcaaGCACATCTGGAAGCTGCAG TGGGCCACCACCATCCTGGACATCGAGCGCTCCTTCCCAGTGTTCCTGCGAAAAGCGTTCCGGTCGGGAGAAATGGTGACTGTGGGGAAGGGCACCGACGGGACGCCTGACCGCCGCTGGTGCTTCAG GGTGGACGAAGTGAATTGGTCGCACTGGAACCAGAACCTGGGCATCATCAGCGAGGACCCAGGCAAGAGCGACACATACCAGTACTACGGATTTTCCCACACCGTGGGCCGACTGCGGAGAG ATCGCTGGTCGACGGTGGTGCCGCGCGTGGTGGAGCTCAACAAGAGCTGCCAGCCGGAGGACGTGGTGGTGCCGCTGGGGACCGTGGGCACAGCAGAGGCGCGGGAGCGGCGGCACGGCCAGGCCTCTGGCTCCCCACTCTAG